In Tribolium castaneum strain GA2 chromosome 4, icTriCast1.1, whole genome shotgun sequence, one DNA window encodes the following:
- the LOC107397408 gene encoding uncharacterized protein LOC107397408 yields MNTKLLLKYTNHLNDGYLLKMSLPGYLFSFCLVISLVKCENTNHTTGTTIIQIKNGELRGRILKTVDLNHVYYAYQGIPYAEPPIGHLRFEPPVPKQNWYGVFDATKDGNVCVQGNPAIGSEDCLNLNVYVPEVSKYYKALLPTMVFIYGGGFEAGFATYDLYGPDHLLEKGVVVVTLNYRTGILGFSSTGDLVIPGNNGLKDQVLALKWVKENIEFFGGDPNQVTLFGQSAGSASVSYHMQSKLSRGLFHRAILESGVSLTPWAFSRRGPEVLKIVANDLWIDTSNTREMVNKLRKVDYKLLQEKAASAVAFQYLKDDPRHGFIFSPVIEPQHDNAFLTQKSHQMLSNGDFAKVPCIVGFNSLEGTFNFGTLFRVWLLRYDLDHTKLLPIDLNAKKEKKDTAADYIKKHYFNGYLIALSDRKLMKYLSDDLFVRPVREFVRLVSQHVPVYFYQFTYEGGLWGFANRTQHGVTHSEELGYLWRSKFSPSESDLLMRKRMTSMWTDFAKTGNPTPKKYFTSSEVIWKTTDSNFTYLDIGDELLLSQHPNKASMTLWDQIYQLYGNPPYDTYYHCEKKNHLIYFMKVINPDATSFFFRSILGKNLIYYLIPNKYFLLHLYKYKLHFRQSSLFSPVSKMLVLRNVLSLSLVLGLATSATLFQDAPVVQLENGQVRGRVDTTVGEGRTYYSFRGIPFAEPPIGDLRFEPPVPKSNWDGVWDATEDRSDCVQGSNTVMGSEDCLFINVYTPKQPSSSCELLPTMVWIYGGGFEGGSSSYNLYGPDYLLEKDVVVVTFNYRLGVLGFLSTGDDVAPGNNGLKDQVLALQWVRDNIKNFCGNPEQVTLAGQSAGSASVAYHLQSPLSEGLFHRAILQSGVSLSLWAYSRRVPQVVGQLAQALEIDNSTSRSIVDSLKQLNTTYLQTKASATISEALISNNPRDGFAMGPVSEHDHPGAFFSGRSHELLSNKKFHKVPIVIGFNSLEGTFNFELLFRLYLVKFDLDNTMLLPIDMNIDSSKKSEAAKKLKQHYFGWKPVSMANVELMKFLSDDQFGRSITEFGRLLKDDAPVYFYRFSYEGGLWGNYNRTNSGVTHSEELGYYWVSNHQPSSDHDFVIRTRMVKLWTNFIKYANPTPEQDPVLQDIIWKPFNNSLSFVDIGEHLVVGESPEQEHMGFWDSFYGQYGNPPYTTY; encoded by the exons ATGAATACGAAACTTTTACTTAAATATACAAATCACCTGAACGAcggttatttgttaaaaatgtcttTACCAGGTTACTTATTCTCTTTTTGCCTCGTCATTTCTTTAGTGAAATGTGAAAATACg aaccACACAACCGGCACAACAATTATTCAAATCAAAAACGGTGAATTGAGAGGTCGCATACTTAAAACAGTGGATCTTAATCATGTTTATTATGCCTATCAAGGAATACCATACGCGGAACCACCAATTGGACACCTCCGAtttgaa cCACCTGTCCCTAAACAAAACTGGTACGGAGTTTTCGACGCCACCAAAGACGGAAACGTGTGCGTCCAAGGAAACCCTGCCATAGGTTCCGAAGATTGCCTCAACCTCAACGTTTACGTCCCTGAG GTTTCCAAGTATTACAAGGCGTTGTTGCCAACGATGGTGTTTATCTATGGTGGTGGTTTCGAGGCCGGTTTTGCCACCTATGATCTGTACGGCCCCGACCACCTGCTGGAAAAAGGGGTGGTTGTGGTAACTCTTAATTACCGCACTGGGATTTTGGGATTTTCAAGTACGGGCGATTTGGTGATTCCGGGTAACAACGGATTGAAAGACCAAGTCCTGGCTCTGAAATGGGTCAAGGAAAATATCGAATTTTTTGGCGGAGATCCAAACCAAGTGACTCTTTTTGGGCAAAGTGCTGGGTCTGCTTCTGTTTCCTACCACATGCAATCAAAATTGTCTCGAG GACTTTTTCATAGGGCTATCCTGGAATCTGGTGTATCCCTCACTCCTTGGGCTTTCAGTCGACGAGGTCCAGAAGTGCTAAAAATTGTAGCTAACGATTTGTGGATAGATACGAGTAATACGCGAGAAATGGTCAATAAACTGAGAAAAGTGGATTATAAACTTTTGCAAGAAAAAGCGGCATCAGCTGTGGCTTtc CAATATTTAAAAGACGATCCACGACAcggttttatattttcaccAGTTATTGAGCCCCAACACGACAACGCATTCTTGACTCAAAAAAGCCATCAAATGTTGTCTAATGGTGACTTTGCCAAAGTCCCATGTATTGTCGGTTTTAACTCACTAGAAGGCACTTTTAATTTCGGAA CCTTATTTAGAGTTTGGCTTTTGCGCTACGACCTGGACCACACAAAATTGTTACCAATTGAtttaaacgcaaaaaaagaaaagaaagatACTGCTGCAGACTACATAAAGAAGCATTATTTCAACGGATATCTGATCGCACTTTCTGACCGAAAATTAATGAAG tatttgAGTGACGATTTGTTTGTTCGGCCAGTTCGTGAATTTGTCCGATTGGTGTCACAGCACGTTCCCGTTTACTTTTACCAGTTTACATACGAGGGTGGATTGTGGGGTTTTGCGAATAGGACGCAACATG gcGTAACACATAGTGAAGAATTGGGGTATTTGTGGAGATCAAAGTTTAGTCCTTCCGAATCGGATCTGCTTATGAGGAAAAGAATGACTTCAATGTGGacagattttgcaaaaactgg aaatccaacgccaaaaaaatatttcacgtCCTCTGAAGTCATCTGGAAAACCACCGATTCTAATTTCACTTATCTCGATATCGGTGATGAACTATTACTAAGTCAACATCCTAATAAAGCTAGCATGACTTTGTGGGACCAGATCTACCAACTTTACGGAAATCCACCTTATGacacgtatta TCATTGCGAaaagaaaaatcatttaatcTATTTTATGAAAGTCATAAATCCAGATGCCACCTCATTCTTCTTTAGAAGCATATTAGGAAAAAATCTTATCTATTATCTGATTCCTAATAAATACTTCCTCCTTCACTTATATAAATACAAGCTGCACTTTAGACAGAGCAGCTTATTTAGTCCAGTAAGTAAAATGTTAGTCCTAAGAAACGTACTTTCTCTTTCCCTTGTTTTGGGTCTTGCGACTAGTGCCACTTTG TTTCAAGATGCTCCAGTAGTACAACTTGAAAATGGTCAAGTGAGAGGAAGAGTGGACACAACAGTGGGAGAAGGCCGAACTTATTATTCTTTCCGAGGAATTCCCTTTGCCGAGCCTCCAATTGGCGATCTCCGATTTGAA ccCCCTGTCCCTAAAAGCAACTGGGATGGCGTCTGGGACGCCACAGAAGACCGATCAGATTGTGTTCAAGGCTCAAACACTGTGATGGGTTCCGAGGATTGTCTCTTCATAAATGTTTACACGCCAAAg CAACCATCGTCCTCGTGTGAGTTGCTTCCCACCATGGTCTGGATTTACGGTGGTGGGTTTGAAGGAGGCTCCTCCTCTTACAACCTCTACGGGCCTGACTATCTTCTCGAGAaggatgttgttgttgttacgTTCAATTACCGTTTAGGAGTTTTGGGATTTCTGAGTACTGGTGACGACGTAGCTCCTGGGAATAACGGTCTCAAAGACCAGGTCCTGGCCCTTCAGTGGGTGAGAGACAACATAAAGAATTTCTGTGGGAACCCTGAACAGGTCACTCTTGCTGGCCAAAGTGCCGGATCTGCGTCAGTGGCCTATCACCTCCAATCACCCTTATCTGAAG GACTTTTCCATAGGGCTATACTACAGTCAGGTGTGTCTCTAAGTCTGTGGGCTTACAGTCGACGAGTTCCTCAAGTTGTTGGCCAACTGGCCCAAGCTTTGGAAATTGATAACTCAACAAGTCGCTCGATTGTTGACAGTTTGAAGCAACTTAACACCACCTACCTCCAAACTAAAGCGTCTGCGACCATATCCGAA gCCCTAATCTCGAACAATCCCAGAGACGGGTTTGCCATGGGCCCTGTGAGTGAGCATGACCACCCTGGTGCATTCTTTTCCGGAAGAAGCCACGAACTACtatccaataaaaaattccataAAGTACCAATAGTCATTGGGTTCAATTCTCTGGAAGGGACATTTAATTTCGAAC ttCTTTTCCGTCTCTATCTGGTCAAATTTGATCTCGACAATACCATGTTGTTGCCAATTGACATGAATATTGACAGCAGCAAGAAATCGGAAGctgccaaaaaattaaagcaacaTTATTTCGGCTGGAAGCCTGTTAGTATGGCCAACGTCGAGTTGATGAAG TTCCTCAGCGATGACCAATTTGGGCGATCTATTACAGAATTTGGCCGGCTTTTGAAAGATGACGCCCCTGTATATTTCTACCGGTTTTCATACGAGGGGGGATTGTGGGGTAATTACAACCGAACTAACTCAG GTGTAACACATAGTGAAGAATTGGGTTACTACTGGGTTTCCAATCATCAACCATCGTCTGATCACGATTTTGTTATACGCACTAGAATGGTAAAGTTGTGGACTAACTTTATCAAATATGC GAATCCCACTCCGGAGCAAGACCCTGTGTTGCAAGATATTATCTGGAAACCCTTTAATAATAGTTTGTCTTTTGTGGATATTGGAGAACATTTGGTTGTTGGTGAATCTCCAGAACAGGAACATATGGGGTTCTGGGATAGCTTTTATGGGCAATATGGAAACCCACCTTATACTACGTATTGA
- the LOC661668 gene encoding uncharacterized protein LOC661668 translates to MRHFALFALFNFGFSDIVIHLPDGSIRGKQSVTLTHKKFYSFEKIPYAAPPIGELRFQAPILPKKWDGVLNTTRSDAICYQVAGDFSLESEDCLYLNVYTPKVDALLPVIFYIHGGGFIGGACTSSICGPEFFIDYNVVVVTINYRLGPFGFLSTQDTEIPGNNGLKDQQLALKWARNNIILFGGDPSRITIVGQSAGSASVTYQILNKNSKGLFWAAICQSGSFLSPWSFQRNSRQIAFQTASYINETFKTNNDSKELRKFLLTVTADELDKASYRVHQTETLQNRQISQGYFYAPVLEVEHEDAFITRKMFGDLKIGNFVKVPIIIGITSEEALEDANDLSLLKNIMKTYDDNLDWLVPHDLNVKDKQKRKMIGEIIRSFYTGSKLQDDLSAGIRFFSDNSFTRSVIKHAQLQSKFTNVYFYQFSYDGMIGNVSTLIKGAGKVAHTEELRYMWRIDFQGYNNTDIEQFPEDDVVTHRRLLTLWTNFAKTLNPNSKKFEMLENISWPSVATGRPKDLLYLNIDKELTIKSYPKIAAYLGWNMIYDFFGEEEFDTFYVPIIAHLFFIYHKLSKHLSNTIIICSQVRASNMLAKIFLLLVFKLSYILCSNVLVELPNGIILGREDKSYTDKPYFIFQKIPYAAPPVGNLRFKAPKLPKDWEGVLNCTYLDKICYQDTTNLPEESEDCLYINVYTPELKNASIPVLLYIYGGGFVEGHAMQYRRGPEYLIDHDVVIVTFNYRLGALGFLSTGDAIIPGNNGLKDQQLAIKWVHDNIHLFGGDPKRVTLVGESAGGASVSHHILNAKSEGLFRGAIMESGTAINPWSLQRNPRQKAFAYGALFNSSFNEIDDSEALLDFLLNLPAADLDKVSPLQSGWAPVIEVEHEDAFITKKMYGLVQSGNFVKVPILMGINSEESLYEAGDLDSLKSECEMYDSNVDRLVPEDVSVVLNNETIVKFGQAIKQIYCDHENFIDNMSAAVRFSSDNSFTRAIIKCAEMKSQFTDVYYYQFSYDGIMGNVTISIEGAEHVAHAEELRYVWRTTRDGYDNSDLSKFPPEDVLTQHRMLTLWTNFVKNLNPTPDTSDLLQNVTWPTVTSGGVGDFLYLDIGENLEVRNHPKADTYHRWI, encoded by the exons ATGAGACATTTTGCCTTATTTGCTTTATTCAATTTTGGG TTTTCAGACATTGTGATTCATTTGCCGGATGGGAGCATCCGTGGGAAACAATCTGTTactttaacacacaaaaaattctaTAGTTTCGAAAAAATACCATATGCTGCTCCCCCAATTGGAGAATTAAGAtttcaa GCCCCGATTCTCCCGAAAAAATGGGACGGTGTATTGAATACGACAAGAAGTGATGCGATTTGTTACCAAGTAGCTGGCGATTTTTCCCTTGAATCGGAAGATTGCTTATATTTAAATGTTTACACCCCAAAAGTAGACGCACTTTTGCCCgtaattttttacatacaTGGTGGTGGGTTCATCGGAGGTGCATGCACAAGTTCAATATGTGGTCCTGAATTTTTCATAGATTATAATGTAGTTGTTGTTACAATTAACTATCGTTTGGGACCTTTCG GTTTTTTGTCGACGCAAGATACAGAAATACCGGGGAATAATGGATTAAAGGATCAGCAACTTGCCTTGAAATGGGCTCGGAATAATATTATATTGTTTGGGGGCGATCCGTCTAGAATAACAATTGTTGGACAAAGCGCTGGGTCAGCGTCTGTGACTTaccaaatattaaacaaaaattcgaaGG GATTATTTTGGGCGGCAATTTGCCAAAGCGGTTCGTTTCTAAGTCCTTGGAGCTTCCAGAGAAATTCAAGACAAATTGCATTTCAAACAGCCAGTTACATAAAcgaaacttttaaaaccaACAATGATTCGAAAGAGTTACGTAAGTTTTTGTTAACAGTGACTGCAGATGAGCTAGATAAGGCTTCCTATCGAGTGCATCAAACG GAAACCTTACAAAACCGCCAAATTTCACAAGGTTATTTCTACGCACCAGTTTTAGAAGTTGAGCACGAAGATGCATTTATAACTAGGAAAATGTTTGGCGATTTAAAAATCGGAAACTTTGTTAAAGTGCCCATTATTATTGGCATTACATCAGAAGAGGCATTAGAGGATGCTAACG acttgtctttattaaaaaatataatgaaaaCGTACGATGATAATTTAGACTGGTTGGTTCCCCATGATTTAAATGTCAAAGACAAGCAAAAGCGTAAAATGATTGGTGAAATAATTCGAAGTTTTTACACCGGAAGTAAATTGCAAGACGACTTATCTGCAGGAATTCGA TTTTTCAGCGACAATTCTTTCACGAGATCTGTTATCAAACACGCTCAGCTTCagtcaaaatttacaaacgtctacttttaccaattttcttATGATGGAATGATTGGAAACGTTTCAACTTTGATCAAAG GAGCTGGAAAAGTGGCTCACACAGAAGAATTACGATACATGTGGCGTATAGATTTTCAAGGGTATAATAACACAGACATTGAACAGTTCCCTGAAGACGATGTAGTTACACACCGACGATTATTAACACTGTGGACAAATTTTGCAAAGACTTT AAACCCAAACTCTAAGAAATTCGAAATGTTGGAAAATATTTCGTGGCCAAGTGTGGCAACTGGAAGACCGAAAGATTTGTTATATTTAAACATTGACAAGGAATTAACAATCAAAAGTTACCCCAAAATTGCGGCCTATTTGGGATGGAATAtgatttacgatttttttggtgaagAGGAATTTGATACTTTTTA tGTTCCAATTATTGCGcacctattttttatttatcacaaATTATCTAAACACTTATCAAACACAATAATCATTTGCTCCCAAGTGCGTGCATCTAACATGTTAGCGAAAATTTTCCTATTACTCGTCTTCAAACTATCGTATATTCTg tGTTCCAATGTTTTGGTGGAACTTCCTAACGGCATAATCCTTGGACGTGAAGATAAATCATACACTGATAAACcctattttattttccaaaaaattccaTATGCTGCTCCACCTGTTGGAAATCTTCGGtttaaa gcaCCAAAACTCCCTAAAGACTGGGAAGGAGTTCTAAATTGTACATATCTCGATAAAATCTGTTATCAAGACACGACTAACTTGCCAGAGGAGTCCGAAGATTGTCTCTACATTAATGTTTACACACCAGAA CTGAAAAATGCCTCTATACCTGTTCTGTTGTATATTTACGGTGGTGGATTTGTTGAGGGTCATGCAATGCAGTACCGACGAGGCCCTGAATATTTAATTGATCATGACGTTGTGATTGTTACATTTAATTACAGACTGGGAGCTTTAG GTTTTTTATCGACCGGAGATGCAATAATACCCGGAAATAATGGCTTAAAAGACCAACAACTGGCCATAAAATGGGTCCATGATAATATCCATTTGTTCGGAGGGGATCCCAAAAGAGTGACTTTAGTGGGCGAAAGCGCAGGTGGTGCTTCAGTCAGTCATCACATTTTGAACGCAAAGTCGGAAGGCTTATTCCGAGGAGCGATTATGGAAAGTGGCACTGCGATTAATCCATGGTCCCTCCAAAGAAACCCGAGACAAAAAGCTTTCGCCTATGGTGCGCTTTTTAATTCGAGTTTTAACGAAATTGATGATTCTGAAGCACTTCTGGACTTTCTACTCAATTTACCAGCTGCTGATTTAGATAAAGTCTCGCCCTTACAATCAGGATGG GCACCAGTTATTGAAGTTGAGCATGAGGATGCttttattacgaaaaaaatgtaCGGTCTTGTGCAGTCAGGGAATTTTGTCAAAGTGCCGATTTTGATGGGAATTAATTCCGAAGAATCCCTATATGAGGCTGGAG ACTTAGATTCGCTTAAATCGGAATGTGAAATGTACGACAGCAACGTGGATCGTTTAGTACCTGAAGATGTGAGTGTAGTTCTCAACAATGAGACTATTGTCAAGTTTGGGCAAGCcatcaaacaaatttattgtgaCCACGAAAATTTTATCGACAATATGAGTGCAGCAGTACGG TTTTCTAGTGATAATAGCTTCACACGAGCCATTATAAAATGTGCCGAAATGAAATCACAATTCACTGacgtttattattatcagTTCTCTTATGACGGCATAATGGGGAACGTTACTATCAGTATTGAAG GTGCTGAACACGTTGCACATGCTGAAGAGCTTCGCTATGTGTGGCGGACCACTCGGGATGGATATGATAATTCTGACTTGAGTAAATTTCCCCCAGAGGATGTTCTGACCCAACACAGAATGCTAACACTTTGGaccaattttgttaaaaactt AAACCCCACACCGGACACAAGTGATCTTTTACAAAATGTTACTTGGCCTACGGTGACATCGGGAGGTGTAggcgattttttatatttagatATTGGAGAGAATTTGGAAGTTAGGAATCATCCCAAAGCAGATACCTATCACAGATGGATTTAA